A DNA window from Mariprofundus aestuarium contains the following coding sequences:
- a CDS encoding urate hydroxylase PuuD, giving the protein MKILQNHKLTIIAGVLLTLILVAIGIKSTIAGGGAYDGLDPFGLARYGHILAGITWIGLLYYFNFVQVPSLGAVTAETKTELFKQGSIVRRALWWFRWSALFTVLFGLALYHNLGTAAGWDIRIGAAFGIIMWFNVWFIIWPAQKKVIGIVNADPDEKVAAGKRALIASRINTMFSLPMLFFMTSSAHFPIFN; this is encoded by the coding sequence ATGAAAATCTTACAAAACCACAAATTAACCATCATTGCAGGTGTGCTTCTCACCCTCATTCTGGTGGCTATCGGCATCAAGAGTACGATTGCTGGCGGCGGCGCATATGATGGCCTAGATCCATTCGGCTTGGCCCGATACGGTCATATTTTGGCTGGCATCACCTGGATCGGACTGCTCTATTATTTCAATTTTGTACAAGTACCCTCACTGGGTGCTGTTACTGCAGAAACAAAGACGGAGCTGTTCAAACAGGGAAGTATCGTTCGACGTGCGCTGTGGTGGTTCCGTTGGAGCGCGCTGTTCACCGTTCTCTTCGGACTTGCACTGTATCACAACCTTGGTACGGCCGCCGGATGGGATATCCGCATCGGCGCAGCCTTCGGCATCATCATGTGGTTCAATGTCTGGTTCATTATCTGGCCTGCCCAGAAAAAGGTGATCGGCATCGTCAACGCAGATCCCGATGAAAAAGTAGCGGCTGGTAAACGTGCCCTGATCGCATCGCGCATCAATACAATGTTTTCCCTTCCCATGCTCTTCTTTATGACATCGAGCGCCCACTTCCCGATCTTCAACTGA
- a CDS encoding YihY family inner membrane protein has product MAGSKKPTIAQQLSKLLEMDVADIASLPSLYRHATHLFRFAYRVVMRFIDDRCIQRASALAYASLLAIVPMVALGFSVFTSFQAFDAMAGSVSDSLLSYLLPTSQKAVQDYLGTVADKTTAISVFGVIGLLFTATALLNTIEEAFNDIWRITRARAWLSKFITFWATLTLAPILIGASITITSYFTALPVIKEVAEGASYISEAPFLVPWLMSSLAMATLYSVLPNTSVPFRYAAVGGLVAGALFEWAKFGFAFYVTEVANYERLYGALSTLPIFLIWIYLIWVIVLLGSEIAFCMQHPEQSHRQTSSFQKPGIRQFYSHLILLRSAQALHQGNTLNMDDLIDDTGLPSNILQEWLDQLCNIKLLRYTESSDEEPGWVPGFDAEQMSLYEIFVRLNETPMEVPEEWQGTSIGRQLAGLYFRLGRERSGLLKSMNIREIMEKEQERDDAREEVLKEYDT; this is encoded by the coding sequence ATGGCCGGTTCCAAAAAACCGACAATCGCACAGCAGCTTTCCAAACTTCTGGAAATGGATGTGGCCGATATAGCCAGCCTTCCTTCACTCTATCGCCATGCCACCCACCTGTTTCGTTTCGCCTACCGGGTGGTCATGCGCTTTATAGATGATCGCTGCATCCAGAGAGCCTCGGCCCTCGCTTACGCATCCCTGCTGGCCATCGTACCAATGGTTGCGCTCGGCTTTTCCGTATTCACCAGCTTTCAGGCCTTTGATGCCATGGCTGGCAGTGTCAGTGACTCACTCCTGAGTTACCTGCTACCCACCAGCCAGAAGGCGGTACAGGATTATCTCGGCACTGTGGCTGACAAAACCACTGCCATCTCCGTATTCGGTGTCATCGGCCTGCTCTTCACCGCAACAGCGTTGCTGAACACTATTGAGGAGGCCTTTAACGACATCTGGCGCATCACGCGAGCACGTGCCTGGCTCTCCAAGTTCATCACCTTCTGGGCTACACTGACCCTTGCCCCGATTCTGATCGGTGCATCCATCACCATCACCTCCTACTTCACCGCACTACCGGTGATCAAAGAGGTGGCCGAGGGTGCATCCTACATCAGTGAGGCCCCATTCCTTGTGCCCTGGTTAATGTCCTCACTGGCTATGGCAACGTTGTATAGCGTACTGCCAAACACATCAGTTCCATTCCGTTATGCAGCAGTCGGCGGCTTGGTTGCAGGCGCTCTGTTTGAATGGGCCAAATTCGGCTTTGCCTTTTATGTTACCGAAGTGGCCAACTACGAACGCTTGTACGGAGCGCTTTCTACCCTGCCGATCTTCCTGATCTGGATCTACCTGATCTGGGTCATCGTATTGCTCGGCTCTGAAATTGCTTTCTGCATGCAGCACCCGGAGCAGTCACACAGGCAGACCAGCAGTTTTCAGAAGCCTGGCATCCGGCAATTCTATTCGCATCTGATATTACTGCGTTCAGCTCAGGCCCTGCATCAAGGAAATACGCTGAACATGGATGACCTGATTGATGATACCGGTCTTCCCAGCAATATTCTGCAGGAGTGGCTTGACCAACTCTGCAATATCAAGCTGTTACGTTACACCGAGTCCAGCGATGAAGAGCCCGGCTGGGTTCCCGGTTTTGATGCCGAACAGATGAGCCTGTATGAAATATTCGTTCGCCTGAATGAAACACCAATGGAGGTCCCGGAAGAGTGGCAGGGAACCTCAATTGGAAGGCAGCTTGCAGGGCTCTACTTCCGCCTGGGGCGCGAACGTTCTGGCCTGCTTAAAAGCATGAACATCAGAGAGATTATGGAGAAGGAGCAGGAAAGGGATGACGCCAGGGAAGAAGTTCTGAAAGAATACGACACATGA
- a CDS encoding lysylphosphatidylglycerol synthase transmembrane domain-containing protein — MLWIKLLLSALLLAYLVWSLDLAAIGELLKTADWSLVIAACLCLIIGQVFSAIRWAWLARGLGLSVLISRKIQLYFLGMFLSLFLPSIIGGDVARGYLLAKGRENAGWPAAASVILERLNGVAGLALVVSFCMFFLDVPSLWMWLWNAGLLFGFIVLITTKLWWPKLQQSAWQGKLSGWKSLPLTSGEFSSAWWKSLPVSLVFQVLVVQAHVFLGLAVGLELSWFVYGFMVCLIALASALPLSFNGFGIREAGYVGIAVWFGASSEAAGAMAALWVVVLIIAAIPGGIVLWRLGGTKILQKNQSQSLL, encoded by the coding sequence ATGCTTTGGATTAAATTGCTCCTTTCGGCTTTGTTGCTGGCTTATCTGGTATGGTCACTCGACCTTGCCGCCATCGGTGAGTTGCTTAAAACGGCCGACTGGTCACTGGTGATTGCTGCCTGCCTCTGCCTGATCATCGGACAAGTTTTCTCCGCCATTCGCTGGGCATGGCTGGCCCGTGGATTGGGGCTTTCAGTACTGATCTCCAGAAAGATTCAGCTCTATTTCCTCGGCATGTTTTTAAGCCTCTTCCTGCCATCAATTATCGGCGGCGATGTAGCGCGCGGTTATCTGCTGGCAAAGGGGCGCGAGAATGCAGGCTGGCCTGCTGCCGCCAGTGTCATCCTTGAGCGCCTGAACGGTGTTGCCGGCCTAGCGCTGGTTGTCTCCTTCTGCATGTTTTTTCTTGATGTGCCTTCGTTGTGGATGTGGCTCTGGAATGCAGGCCTGCTGTTCGGTTTTATCGTCTTAATTACGACCAAACTGTGGTGGCCCAAACTTCAGCAGTCAGCGTGGCAGGGAAAACTCTCAGGGTGGAAATCATTGCCACTAACAAGTGGTGAATTCTCCAGTGCATGGTGGAAAAGCCTTCCAGTGTCGTTGGTTTTTCAGGTGCTGGTTGTGCAGGCACATGTGTTTCTAGGGCTTGCAGTGGGGCTGGAGCTTTCCTGGTTTGTCTACGGCTTCATGGTTTGCCTGATTGCGCTGGCATCGGCTCTGCCGCTCTCATTTAACGGCTTTGGTATTCGTGAGGCTGGTTATGTTGGTATTGCCGTCTGGTTTGGTGCTTCATCAGAAGCCGCAGGTGCGATGGCTGCGCTCTGGGTGGTTGTTCTAATCATAGCAGCCATCCCCGGTGGCATCGTTCTCTGGCGGCTCGGTGGCACGAAAATCCTGCAAAAGAATCAATCGCAAAGCTTACTCTGA
- a CDS encoding glycosyltransferase family 2 protein, protein MAEMISIVVPVYREEDNVPLLVAEVAAKLSDCDFDYELILVDDGSDDGTVEAVKKARATDERVVLVQLRRNYGQTAAMSAGFERARGQYVVYMDGDLQTDPADIPKLLARLKMDKLDMVNGWRKDRQDASLSRNFPSKIANALIRRSTNVRMHDYGCPMKLMRVDVAKNLRIYGEQHRFLPALASQYGAKLGEEVVTHRPRQFGESKYGIGRTVRVVVDLLLILFFQRFTDRPLQLFGPAGLISLASGLFIDLWLTMDKIIFGADLAARPMLQLGSLLIVTGILLFGIGLMLEMQARTYYEATGRRHYSVRSEDE, encoded by the coding sequence ATGGCGGAAATGATTTCGATTGTCGTGCCGGTTTACCGCGAAGAGGATAATGTTCCGCTGCTGGTGGCCGAGGTGGCTGCAAAGCTGAGTGATTGCGATTTCGATTATGAGCTGATTCTGGTCGATGATGGATCTGATGACGGTACCGTTGAAGCTGTGAAAAAAGCACGTGCGACGGATGAACGTGTTGTGCTGGTGCAGTTGCGTCGCAACTACGGCCAGACCGCCGCCATGAGCGCAGGCTTTGAGCGGGCTCGCGGTCAGTATGTGGTCTACATGGATGGCGATCTGCAGACCGACCCGGCCGATATCCCCAAGCTTCTGGCCCGTCTGAAGATGGACAAGCTAGATATGGTCAATGGTTGGCGCAAGGACAGGCAGGACGCCAGCCTATCGCGTAATTTTCCGTCCAAGATTGCCAACGCGCTGATTCGACGCTCCACAAATGTGCGCATGCACGATTACGGTTGCCCGATGAAACTGATGCGCGTGGATGTGGCAAAGAACCTGCGCATTTACGGTGAACAGCACCGCTTTTTGCCAGCACTGGCGAGCCAGTATGGTGCCAAGCTCGGTGAAGAGGTGGTGACCCACAGGCCACGGCAGTTTGGGGAGAGTAAATACGGCATCGGGCGCACGGTTCGCGTGGTGGTGGATCTTCTGCTGATTCTATTTTTCCAGCGTTTTACCGACAGACCATTGCAGCTGTTCGGTCCGGCAGGCCTTATCTCACTTGCATCCGGGCTGTTTATCGATCTCTGGCTGACCATGGATAAGATTATTTTCGGCGCTGATCTGGCGGCAAGGCCGATGTTGCAACTGGGGTCACTGCTGATTGTTACAGGTATCCTGCTGTTTGGTATCGGTCTGATGCTTGAGATGCAGGCGCGCACCTACTACGAAGCAACCGGACGTCGTCATTACAGCGTTAGGAGCGAGGACGAGTAG
- a CDS encoding GGDEF domain-containing phosphodiesterase — MSIDHSSISGAVMVTDSEQRIVRINSAFSALTGYSHESICGQLSSQLYAKPQQVTFIESSELDIMEHKGIWTSHISIKKENGDIIKGFQTTISATDNQDKISHYIHIVEPLETEKEANSYDQNTQLPNRHLFKGILAQEQENAKRKGFQLGVLLIDIDHFKLINDSLGYTKGDELLRMVAERLESQLRGNDMIASFGSNQFAVLLPDLAHPEDASIVTLKLMRSLEPAFDLDGQEVFITTSTGIVIFPGDGEDSESLLQNAEKSMYNVKSEGRNGYQFFKPSIQSSAINRLSMESEMRKAIEREEFVLHYQPQVDTETGRVLGMEALIRWQHPDKGMVPPFHFIPLAEDTGMIGPIGEWVMHEACRQNKAWQDTGLTGLKVAVNLSARQFSDRQLLGKVDKVLDQTGLHSSFLEMEITESIIMNDIESTISQMEHLSEMGLDLAIDDFGTGYSSLNYLKRFPINKLKIDKSFIDDVIKSTNDAKIVAAIIGLSHNLSLKVICEGVEDSDQHNWLRKHKCNEIQGYYFSKPLAAGEFERFVRENTSTLKL, encoded by the coding sequence ATGAGCATTGATCACTCATCAATTTCAGGTGCTGTTATGGTCACCGACTCAGAGCAGCGAATTGTTCGCATCAATTCTGCATTCAGCGCCTTAACCGGTTATTCACATGAGAGTATATGCGGGCAACTCTCCAGTCAGCTGTATGCAAAGCCACAGCAAGTGACATTTATAGAGAGTTCAGAACTGGATATTATGGAGCATAAAGGTATCTGGACATCCCATATAAGCATCAAGAAAGAAAATGGTGATATAATCAAAGGCTTCCAGACCACAATTTCTGCTACAGACAATCAGGATAAAATCTCTCACTACATTCATATTGTGGAGCCACTGGAAACAGAGAAGGAAGCGAACTCCTACGATCAAAATACGCAACTGCCAAACCGCCATCTGTTTAAGGGAATTCTGGCGCAGGAGCAGGAGAATGCTAAAAGGAAGGGTTTCCAGCTGGGCGTGCTTTTGATCGACATCGATCACTTCAAGCTCATCAATGACTCCTTGGGTTATACCAAAGGCGATGAGTTACTGCGCATGGTTGCTGAACGGCTGGAAAGCCAGCTGCGGGGCAACGATATGATTGCCAGCTTTGGAAGCAATCAGTTTGCCGTACTGCTACCCGATCTGGCCCATCCGGAAGATGCAAGCATCGTCACCCTGAAACTGATGAGATCTCTCGAACCCGCTTTCGATCTCGACGGCCAGGAGGTTTTCATTACAACCAGCACTGGAATTGTCATCTTCCCTGGCGATGGCGAGGACAGCGAATCACTGTTACAGAATGCAGAAAAATCGATGTACAACGTCAAGAGCGAGGGGCGAAATGGCTATCAGTTTTTCAAGCCATCGATCCAGAGCTCTGCCATCAACCGGTTAAGCATGGAAAGTGAGATGAGGAAAGCGATCGAACGCGAAGAGTTCGTCCTCCACTACCAGCCACAGGTTGATACTGAAACGGGCAGAGTGCTTGGTATGGAGGCGCTGATCCGCTGGCAACATCCGGATAAAGGTATGGTACCACCCTTCCATTTCATTCCATTGGCCGAAGATACCGGCATGATTGGCCCGATAGGCGAATGGGTGATGCATGAAGCATGCCGCCAGAACAAGGCGTGGCAAGATACGGGACTAACCGGGCTGAAGGTTGCAGTCAATCTCTCGGCACGCCAGTTCTCCGATAGGCAGCTGCTCGGAAAAGTCGACAAGGTACTGGATCAAACCGGACTACACTCAAGTTTTCTAGAGATGGAAATCACCGAAAGCATTATCATGAATGATATTGAAAGCACCATTAGCCAAATGGAACACCTTTCGGAGATGGGGCTGGATCTGGCTATTGATGACTTTGGCACTGGTTATTCATCGCTCAATTACTTGAAACGTTTTCCTATTAATAAACTCAAAATTGACAAATCCTTTATCGATGATGTGATCAAAAGTACGAATGATGCAAAGATCGTTGCGGCCATTATCGGGTTGTCACATAACCTTAGCCTGAAGGTGATCTGTGAGGGTGTTGAAGATTCCGATCAGCACAACTGGCTGCGGAAACACAAGTGCAATGAAATTCAAGGGTACTACTTCAGCAAACCTCTAGCTGCCGGTGAATTTGAGCGCTTTGTCCGCGAAAACACCTCTACCTTAAAGCTCTAA
- a CDS encoding M24 family metallopeptidase, which produces MTKARLIIADSEHNADMLYASGIFVPDAFIAIEVKGTWHGLFSPLEVDRARKNSKFAHVHLDSPLRAAAENSGRSGLASVAAAFLENRAIKNVEVPDHFPFAYAEQLKSWGFEISASEGAFFPTRVIKTEQEIKYLAHAEKLTRQAMIQAEGYLAACDIGDDGILRDGKSCKKVKAADVRRAIETFLIGNGAMPAHTIVACGKEGADPHNIGSGLIRAHQPIIIDIFPRVLATGYWGDMTRTYVKGKATAEVKKIYNTVSAGQDIGLSMVKDGADGTLIHQAITHHFESQGYPTKMVRGKQTGFFHGTGHGVGLQIHEAPGISTRPVILKSGQVVTVEPGLYYPGLGGVRIEDMVVVRDNGCDNLTRHKRKLEIE; this is translated from the coding sequence ATGACTAAAGCCCGACTCATCATTGCAGATTCAGAACACAATGCAGACATGCTCTATGCCAGCGGCATCTTCGTACCCGATGCATTTATAGCGATTGAGGTCAAAGGCACGTGGCATGGCCTCTTCTCCCCGCTTGAGGTGGATCGTGCTCGCAAAAACTCGAAGTTCGCCCATGTGCATCTCGACTCCCCGTTGAGAGCAGCAGCAGAAAATTCAGGCCGCAGTGGACTGGCTTCTGTAGCCGCCGCCTTTCTTGAAAACCGCGCCATCAAAAATGTAGAGGTGCCGGACCACTTCCCGTTTGCTTATGCCGAGCAACTTAAATCATGGGGTTTTGAAATCAGCGCCAGCGAAGGAGCCTTCTTTCCGACACGAGTCATCAAAACAGAACAAGAGATTAAATACCTTGCCCATGCGGAGAAACTGACCAGACAAGCCATGATACAGGCGGAAGGTTATCTGGCCGCATGCGATATCGGTGATGATGGTATCCTGCGTGATGGTAAATCCTGCAAAAAGGTAAAAGCAGCCGATGTGCGTCGTGCCATTGAAACCTTCCTGATTGGAAACGGTGCCATGCCCGCCCACACCATTGTCGCCTGCGGAAAAGAGGGGGCTGACCCCCACAACATCGGCAGCGGCCTCATCCGCGCCCATCAGCCGATCATTATTGATATCTTCCCGCGTGTACTTGCGACCGGCTACTGGGGTGATATGACGCGCACCTACGTCAAAGGTAAAGCCACAGCAGAGGTCAAAAAAATCTATAACACCGTGTCTGCAGGGCAGGATATCGGCCTTTCGATGGTCAAAGATGGAGCTGATGGCACACTCATTCACCAGGCCATCACCCATCATTTTGAAAGCCAAGGTTACCCGACCAAAATGGTGCGTGGTAAGCAGACCGGATTCTTCCACGGTACCGGCCACGGCGTCGGCCTGCAGATTCACGAAGCCCCGGGCATCTCCACCCGACCAGTCATCTTAAAATCCGGACAGGTCGTTACAGTAGAACCCGGTCTCTACTACCCGGGACTGGGTGGTGTCCGCATCGAGGATATGGTTGTTGTCCGCGATAACGGCTGTGACAACCTCACCCGCCACAAGCGAAAACTCGAGATCGAATAA
- a CDS encoding PilZ domain-containing protein, with translation MGFLNRQAFLLGNLVDDLFPSAKKAGAKIVISHSGDTDEFPPDSERRKHVRFPVCLAVRHGKEQPQMIQDFVLNASEGGVFIQCDAPYPPETIITLHFYVPPDERLLAKFSAEVTDISDGSEYAVGMHVKFFHYSDDDMDRFMSFLEEGRHLLDIKT, from the coding sequence ATGGGATTCCTGAACAGGCAGGCTTTCCTGCTGGGCAATCTGGTCGACGACCTTTTCCCTTCTGCCAAAAAGGCTGGTGCAAAAATAGTTATCAGCCACAGTGGTGATACTGATGAATTTCCCCCGGATAGTGAGAGGCGCAAACATGTGCGTTTCCCGGTTTGCTTGGCGGTGCGCCATGGAAAGGAACAGCCGCAGATGATTCAGGACTTTGTGCTCAATGCTAGCGAAGGTGGCGTATTTATTCAGTGCGATGCCCCCTACCCACCAGAGACAATCATCACGCTCCACTTTTACGTTCCTCCGGATGAGAGGCTGCTTGCTAAATTCAGTGCTGAAGTCACTGACATAAGCGACGGATCGGAGTACGCGGTTGGCATGCATGTAAAGTTTTTCCATTACAGTGATGATGACATGGATCGTTTCATGTCCTTTCTGGAAGAGGGTCGACACCTACTGGATATTAAAACCTAA